From one Geoalkalibacter halelectricus genomic stretch:
- a CDS encoding JAB domain-containing protein: MTLDLFSRPLEAADQQTRAIRLRCIKAVFHTVTIREKAPPWVRARVHSSEAVFNLFGDLAQETKEHFVALHLDSKNRILCYDLVSVGSMTASIVHPREVYKSALLSNK, translated from the coding sequence ATGACTCTTGATCTGTTTTCCCGACCACTGGAAGCGGCTGACCAGCAAACCCGAGCCATCCGCCTGCGCTGCATCAAGGCGGTGTTTCACACGGTCACCATTCGCGAAAAGGCTCCGCCCTGGGTGCGCGCTCGGGTGCATTCCTCGGAGGCGGTCTTCAACCTGTTCGGTGATCTGGCGCAAGAAACCAAGGAGCATTTCGTGGCCCTGCACCTCGATTCCAAAAATCGCATTCTCTGCTACGATCTGGTATCGGTGGGGTCCATGACCGCGAGCATCGTCCATCCGCGCGAGGTCTACAAGTCGGCGCTGCTCAGCAACAAGTAA